GTTGGAACAAAGACTTTTGTTCCTGGTGGAAATTTCTTGGCGAAATCTTCCGCATTTTCCGGAGCTCCCGGTTGCGTGACAGGTTTTGCTTTCACGATTTCCGGTAGTTTGTATTTAATCTCCTGCAAAGCCGTGTGACGCTTAAACGTTTCCGTGACCTTCGCTTGAGCAATGGCCTCTTCTACTTTGCGCTCCGCCTTTTTAAGAGTTCTTTGCAGCCACTCTTCTTTGTCACGATTGAATTGCTCAAGAAGACCTTCGTACTTCTTTTTCATCTCAAGAGCTTTGTGGGTCTCTTTGCGCAGGTGATCCTGCAAAAGAGAGATATCGCTTTTCAGTTTTTCGATCTGTTCCAGACCTTCCAAGCGGGCCCGCGTCGCTGGAGCTAAAACTTCAAGAGCTCTTTGCACGATCGACTGCGCAACACCCACGCGTTTCGCCGTTTGAATAGCCAAAGAATCCCCGGGAATGCCGGCGATAAACTGATATGTCGGACGGCCTGTCTTTGGATCGTATTCAAGGCTTCCATTCAACACGCGGCTTGTCTCGTCCCATCCAGACTTGAGCGGACCCAAGTGCGATGTGATGACGGCGAAAACATCATTCGTGGAAAAGGCTTCGATAAAACTGCGCGCGAGGGCACTGCCTTCTTCCGGGTCCGTTGAACCGCAGATCTCATCGATCAGGATCAAATTCTCGCGTCCTTTGACGGAAGCCGCCTTACCAAGAATTTTTAAATGCGCGGCGAAGGTGCTGAGCTCTTCATCCACGCTTTGTGCATCTCCAATACCGATGAGAACGTTTTTGAAGAATGGAATCTTTGAAGTTTCGCTGGCGCAAATCGGGAGTCCACAACGCGCCATCTGTGCGGCAAGACCGATGGACTTGAGGAGGACGGTTTTACCGCCGGCATTAGGGCCGCTCAGTAAAAGAATGCTCTTCGTGCCTTCAAGAAGAACAGAGTTCGAAACAACGCTTTTGCCGGACAGTTGCAAAAGAGGATGGCGAACTTCGATCAGCTCCATACTGTCGGTTGAAAAATGAATCGGTTGCGCGTTCACGTGAGTAGCGAACTGCGCTTGCGAGAAACGCACGTCACACTCTTCCATCAAAACGCGCGTGCTTTCAATGTCGACGGCCTTCGAGGAAAGATAGCGCGAAAGATCCGTAAGAAGTCTTTCGATTTCATCTTCAATTTCAACTTCGATTTGACGAAGACGGTTGTTTGCAGGAATGACTTTTTCAGGCTCCATGAAGACCGTTTGTTTTGTCTGAGAAGAGCCATGAATGACGCCCGGCAGATGATGTTGCATTCCGGAGCGAACGGGCAGCACCCAACGTCCATCGCGAGTCGTGACGTACTTGTCTTGTAAAACGTTTTCCATCTGGTGATCTTTCACCAAACGATCCAGCGTGCTTTGTACTTCGCGTGCTAAGCGTTCTTTTTCTTTGAAAAGACGATACAGCGTTTCGCTGGCGTCAGAACGAATTTCTCCGCCCGGAGTCAGAATTTGGTCAATCGCGGAAACCGGCTCGTCGGCTTTCATGAGGCTTGCCGAGATTCTTTGCGCCCAATCGTTTTCGACCGTGTTAAGAGCTTCTTTCAGAGCCAAAGCCTCTAAGCAGAAACTGCGAACGTCTTTGATCTCTAAAGTTTTTAAGACCGCGTTCTTTTTAAGACGTGTGATCCAGGTGGAGTAAAGATCCAAACTTTGCATGTAGGGGCGCACGCCTTGGTTTAAAACTTCCGTGGCGTCGGCGATTTCTTTAAAGCTGGCGTAACACTCTTCTTGAGATGAAAGAGGTTTAGTCAGCATCACCGCTTCGCGGCCCGCTTCACTTGTTGCGTGTGAGCGGATTTTTTCTAAAATTTCGACCCAATCAAGAACGACGAGATCTTGCATGAAGAGCTCCTGTAATAACAACCGCTGCCAGAGCGAGAAGTATCAAAATCCAATCATAATGGCCCCAAGTAACATAGAAAGTAGTGGGGGCGTCTTTCAAATATTTTACCACGAACTGACCGCTCCATTCTTTGTGAAGCGGTGATTTATGTAGAACGTCACCATTCGCAAGAACGGCGGTGCTAATGCCCGTGTTTGTTGAACGCACCAGTGGGCGGCGCACTTCAATCGCGCGGGCCAAGGTCATATACAAATGTTGTTGTGGCTCAAAGGTTTGGCCGAACCAAGAGTCATTTGTCACGTTCACTAAAATCTCCGCACCCTTTTTAGAAAGGCCGCGCGTGAAAGCGGGGTAAAGACCTTCGTAACAAATTTGCCCGCCCCAATGAATGGTTTCACCACCGTGTTGCCAAGCCATCGCGTGCGGCCCGTCGCCTCTCCCAAAGTTCGAAACAAAAGGCAGAAGACTGAGAAGAAAAGGAAAACGTTCACTCAACGGCAAATACTCTCCGAAAGCGAGCAGCTCCGTTTTGCGATAAGGCTTGTCCAAATTGTTTGTGTTCGCATCGACTAAGAAAAGAGCGTTGTAAGTCGACTTATCCAGTTTTTCATCAGACTGAGGATCTTTAGAGTAGGCTCCGGTGATCAGCGGTTTTCCCAAAGGGCTGAGCCCCTCCGCCAAAAGTTGCGTGTGTTTTCGTCCCAAAAGATGCTGATCCAAGTAATCGGGGAATGCGGTTTCGGGCCAAATGAAAATGTCCGTTTGCGGAAATTTCTGGGCCGCATCGCGGGTCAGCTCGATGAACTTGTTGGTGATCGCCTCTTGGTAACCGCGGCCTTGTTCCGCATAAACTTTCTCAAGATTTCCGATGTTGGCTTGAACCACGGTCGCGCGAATCTCACGATCGAAGCGATTCCACTGCTGGCCATGCCAATAGCCAATGCCCACTAAAGCGGCAAAAGTCAGAGTGAGAAGACTTAATTGAGTTAAAGATTTTTTCACGTAACTTTGCTTAAGCCAAATCGCTCCCATCCACGCATTGAAAAGAAGAATGATCGTGGACAATCCCAAAAATCCGACGAGATCCGCAAGATGATAAATCGGGATTTTCACCCAGAAGAGAGTATAGCCAAGATGCCAGTCAAAAATCACCGGCCAAGCACGCTCCAGCAGGGAATGGAGGAGGGCTATTGTAAACAGACTTTGTGTCGCTGACAGCGAGAACTTCAAGCGCAGCCAGGCTCCAATGGCGATGGCCACAGGGATATACAAATGCATGAACGCACAAAAAAGCAGCAGGGCAAGAATGGAAACGGACCACGGTATTTGACCGAATTCGTGAGCGGTGTAGGCGATCCAGTGAAAGCCGATCAAGCTCAACACAAACTGAGTCACCCATCCTGCCCAGAAAGAATCTTTCACAGAACGATTTTCTTCAGTCACATAAAGCCACAAAGGCGTGTAGCAAAAGATCAAAGCCCATGGAGGAAAAGGAATGTAGCTTGTGCCGACTAAAATGCCCGAGAGAATCGCCCAACGAAAATCGTAGGCTTTATGCTTGAAAAATTGAAACCATCTCTTCATCATGGTATTAGTAACACAAAGAGTGAGTGAGTCCACGTGAAATTGAAGATCAGATGCCCGAGCTGCGTGAAATTATATGAAGTTGAGAGTGATGAAATTCACTCTGAAAATCCGCTTTTTGCGTGCATTTCTTGCGAGACACGATTCAGTTTCGAGTTTCCTCCTTCGGACCCCGCAAACATTCTTTGTTTTCCAGTGACAGTGGCGACTGCGGCAGCCGTTTCTAGTGCTGCTGAGCAGCAAGAGGCGGCGTCAGTGGCTGTCGAGCCTGGTGCACAGGAGATGAAATCCTGCCCTAAGTGTGGCGCTTTGAACGGTCGTCGCGCAAAAGAGTGTTACTCTTGCCACGTTCTTTTTGAAAAGCTCGAGGGTCTTCCCAAAGATCCCGCTCTCAAGGCACAACCGAGCTTGGTCAGAAAATGGAAAAATCTTTTGGATAATTTCGAAAATGACAGTCTTCATGACGAGTTTATCCGCGCTTGCCACGAGTTGGATGCTCTGCGCTTCGCGACGTTGAAGTATGAAGAGTTGAAGGCCGCTCAAGGCGGGGATCCTCTTTGTGATCAAATGATCGCAAGAATCAACAGCCTTATGATGGTTGGCTTGTCTCAAAAGCCGGTTGCAAAGACGGAAGCAGCCGCGCGCCCTAAGTGGCAAAAGTACATGTACTGGGGACCTTTCGGTCTCAGTGCGTTTCTGATTTTATTGGGAATGATCAATCTTGCTCACCGCAACCTGATCGGTGTTGGCGTCGCCTTGGCATTTATGGCGGCGGGACTGATCGTCATGATTCGCGGAAAGATCAGCCTGTCAGATTTTATAGATTAAACTAAAAACTTTCGGAGCCTTGTTTTGTGCCGAGTTTTGGGGTGCGGGTTTTGGTGCCCATGGCATCGATCAAAGAACGGCCGAAGTGGGACATTTCTTTCGCGGCGGTATCAACGCCGTCTTCACCTGTCGAATTTTTTTCGTTTGGATCGGCAGAGAAGTACTTCATGTTTTGGGTGTTCACTGCGATCACGCCGGAAGCGGAAACGCCCTGGTCTAGAATCGTCAGTGCTTTGTAGAGATTTAACTGACGGGACGTTCGTGTCTTTGAGGCCAGCTGTGTTTGCGCATCACCCGTTGCAAGAATGTATTTTTTAACACCTTCTGCATCGAAGGATTGTTTGTGCGCCATCACCAAAGCCGCGGCACCACTCACGAAAGCGGTCGCTTGCGAAGTTCCAGTCATATATCCATAAGAGTTTCCAGGAAGGCACGACAAAATATTTTGTCCAGGCGCTGCGATATCCACTGTCTCAACACCATAATTGGAAGACGCCAAAACTTGTGTTGAAGGATCGATCGCTGTCACAGAGATAATATTGCGAAGTTTGTAATCTGCAGGGTAGTAGTGATGCTGATCCGAGTTGGATCTTTCATTTCCCGCGGCCGCGACAAAAAGAACTCCTTTTTTCTCGGCTTCCGCAATGGCATCGTGCTCTTCTTGTGAAAACTCCGTACCACCACCGGAATAGTTGATAATGTGCGCGCCCATTTTCACGGCGTACTTAATAGAGGCGACCGTATTCTTTAAGTTGTCGGTGCCCGCTACTTTTGGATCATAGTATTTAAGAATCATCAGACTGACTTCAGGTGCGATGCCTGTAATACCTTTGCCGTTACCAGCTTGTGCTCCAATGATTCCGGCGATGTGAGTGCCGTGACCGTGATTGTCGTCGAGTTTGTTATTGTTCGAAACAAAGTTCCAACCGTAAACGTCATCAACAAAACCATTGCCGTCGTCATCAATACCGTTTGTCGCTTTGTCGCGACCTTGCGCATCTTTGCCGGTCTCGCCCGGATTGCGCCAAAGATTTCCCGCCATGTCTTCGTGTTTCACGTCAATGCCCGTGTCGATGACGGCAACGACGATATCACGACTCCCTTTGGTGACGGACCAAGCGCGAGCGGCATCGGATTTTTTCAAACCCCAAGCCTGGCTAATTGCGGGATCATTAAATAGAGCACTGGGTTCATCTTCAACTTTGTCTGTTTTCGATGTGATAAAAGAATTTTCAAAAAGACGGTTGTTGTCTTTCTTGCTGGAGCTTTGCGTACGAGAAGGGGAGTGTTCTTCAATGGAGAGAAGGTATAGTCCTAACCCGCCAAAAAACACTAAACCGACACAACCAGCTGCAATCCACAATTTGCGAGAAAACATGAAATGTCCCCTTTTCCATTAGGACTTATCGGTCTTTGAAATTTTATCTAAACCGGTCTCTGCGATAGTCGCGTATCAATCTGAGACAAAAAGCGGGATAATGAGAATGAAGTCGATAAAAGTTCTCAGCTTAAAGTGGAAACTCCTGCCTCCGAAGAGAAGAACATGAAAAAGTTTACCTTTATTTCATTGGTGGCGTTCCTCATGGCTTGCAGTCAAAAACCTGAAAGCGGTTCTTCCGATTTCAGCAGTTTGGATCAAGACGTGAGTTATCACAATCAAACAGAAAGTCTGACTCTTGATAAGGCGTTTTCTTACACTCGCGTTGATATGAAAGCGAATGGTGATTTCGCACAATCCGAAGCTGTTTGGGATGATGAGACAGGCGTCGGTACAAAATGTTCTTTGACGGGAACGTGGGCTATTCCCGTTCCCGATGCTCATTCCGCCGAAGGTAACGAGCTTGTTGCGACGATTACGCATGTTAATGGCGTGGCGTTGGGAACTCCGGTCGAGAAGCGCTACGACCTGCGTGAAGTCAGCTATGAAAGTCTGAAGTGGAAGCCAGAGACTGTGGAGGACGATGCGGATCTGGTTGATATGACAAACATCAATTACGCCACCTACCCCGAATACGATGCTCTCGATACCGGGGCTTTGGCGCCAGACACTTTCTGTGACCGTTAATTATACTTTTTAAGAGAAAGAAGCTCTTCGGGGAAAGCTGTTGGTTTTTCCTGATTGAGCAGTCTTTGATAGAACACGTAGTTGCGCATCACAAGCTTGATGTAAGCGCGTGTCTCTTCGTAAGGAACTTCTTCGATAAACTCTACAGAGTCGGGACGATAACGCGTTTTCAACCAGCCGCGAATAGCGCTGTCATTGGCGTTGTAACCCGATACTGCCAGAATAAACTGATTGTCATACTTCTTCATCAAGGACTTCAATTCAAAAGCCCCCAGTGGAATATTCACTTCAGGTTTAAAAAGATCCAGGGCTTCTTTATATTCAAGTGAATTCGACTTCGCGAGATTCTTCGCCACGCTCGGAAGAAGCTGCATCAAACCGAAGGCATCGACGGAACTGCGCGCTTCGGGATTAAATGCCGACTCCTGGCGAATGATGGAGTAAATAAATTCCTGCGGCGTTCCGCTTTTATTGGAGGCTTCAGAAATAATATCTGAAAAAGGCTGAGGGAAAAGCAAATCCGGATGGTCATTAAGCAAGCGGTCTTTCACTTCCGGCTGCAAATTTCCTAAAGCAGAGAACAGAGGAAGATAAAGACCTGTTCTCGCGTAACCAGAAGAAATGGCAAGCCAAGTTTCTTCCGAAGTGATGTTGCGTTTTTTAAGATCTTCGACGGCGCTGTTAAGAACTTTCTCTGCGAAAGGTTTTTCATTCACGGAAATAAGCCATTCCGTCGTAAGGCGAGTTTGGGGCGTTAATTCTTGAACACCTAAAAGACTGAGACCCGACAAGTCCTTTGTTTCTGTTTTTAGAGGTCCAAAATTCTGTTTCAACTCACGCACAGCGACCACGCCATAATATCCGAGAGGATCTTCTTTGATCAGCTCTTGCAACTCGTTATTTGCTTTATCCTTTAATCCCTGTTTGTCATAAGCGCGAGCCAACCAGAAGCGAGCCCGGGATTTATCAGCTGGATCCTTTACGGTGTCCTTCATTTGCTCGAAACTTGTTTGAGCTTCACTCCATTTTTCAAGCTTGTAGTAGTTCCAGGACTTCAACCACGAAATCTTATCGCGCAAACCGGCCAAGCTCACAGGTTGTTGGTAACTGGCCTCGAAATATTCAATGGCTTTAGTGAAATTGCCTTTCTCTTCTTCGATACGACCCAAGATGAAGTACACCTCATCCATGGGATAAGAACCGCGCAACAAACGGTGAGTTTCTTTAAGTACCTTCACGGCTTGCGACGTTTGATCCTCTGTCCATAGTGTTTTGGCGAAAAGAACCTGGGCATCATGATAGCGCGTGATAGCGCGACGGTCTTTTTTGTTTTTCTGGAATTGTTTCTTTGACCAATTCACAAGGTCCGCTGTCGCGTTGATATAGTCTGTGCGCTTTTGTGCCACCTTGTAAGTTTGGCGGATGTTTTTCAAAGTTTGGAAAGTATCATCCACCGAAGCTTCTTTGGAATTTAAGATCTGCTTGTAAGTTTTAAGGGCGTTGTCGAAATCGCGATGAAAGCGATAGTCTCCAGCAACACCGCTTAAATCTTTGTAAGTCGGAAGAGGATTCAGACGGGGAGAGTTCTTATACAGAAGGGCTTGAATCTCTGCCGTTTCTTCTTTGAGTTCTAATTTTTGCGCGATCAAAAGAGCCTTCATGTAGAAGTCTTCTTTGTTCTTCTTGTTGCTATCCGCTTTGGCTTTGTCGATGTAAGCCGCCAGATCGTCACGCAAGTCCGGCGTCTCGAGAGCTTTTTTCAATTTGATGTCGATAAAAAGATCGCGATACCACGGTGCTGCGCTTGCTGGCAGGTCCGCGAGGTTTTCGTTTTTAGCGCACACTTCATAAGCGCGCAAAAGAGCCAAGTCATGCAACGGGAAATTCGCGGCTGTGCTAAGAAGCTTAAAGCCTTCGCAAGATTGCGTCGGTGCGGATTCTTTTTTTGCCAGAGCCAGCGTATAAGTTTTCCACCAAAGAATATTATCTTCCTTCGATCCTACTTCGAGTTTCTCAAGTTCGGAAAGAGGCGCGTTTTTCCATTTGCTTTGAAAGCTCGCGATGGGAGGAGTCAGGCGCTTATCAATGCGCGTGTCGAAACGCGACGTTGTCGCGCAACCCATAAGAACAGAAAAAAATGAAAGTGTGATTATTATTCGGGGCATAGCCTTGATAGGCTACGCCCTTTTAGAGAAAAGAACAACTTACTAACGACTAGATGCGTGCGCGTTGCAAAGCTTCAATACGAACTTCGAGTGGCGGGTGAGTCATGAACAATTTTGCAAGACCACCTTTGTCGCGATTTGAAATCATCAACGTCGCCGTTTGCCCCTCTTCCGGAGGAATTGGCAGATCATAAACGGAGCGCAACTTTTGTAAAGCCGCTACCATGTTATCGCGGGAAGAGTACTTCGCTCCGCCAGCGTCCGCACGGAACTCACGACGGCGAGAGAAGTAGTTCACGACGATAGAGCCCAACAATGTGAAGGCGATGTCGCCCAGGATAGTTACGGCAAAGCGCACGAT
This region of Bdellovibrio sp. 22V genomic DNA includes:
- a CDS encoding tetratricopeptide repeat protein, yielding MGCATTSRFDTRIDKRLTPPIASFQSKWKNAPLSELEKLEVGSKEDNILWWKTYTLALAKKESAPTQSCEGFKLLSTAANFPLHDLALLRAYEVCAKNENLADLPASAAPWYRDLFIDIKLKKALETPDLRDDLAAYIDKAKADSNKKNKEDFYMKALLIAQKLELKEETAEIQALLYKNSPRLNPLPTYKDLSGVAGDYRFHRDFDNALKTYKQILNSKEASVDDTFQTLKNIRQTYKVAQKRTDYINATADLVNWSKKQFQKNKKDRRAITRYHDAQVLFAKTLWTEDQTSQAVKVLKETHRLLRGSYPMDEVYFILGRIEEEKGNFTKAIEYFEASYQQPVSLAGLRDKISWLKSWNYYKLEKWSEAQTSFEQMKDTVKDPADKSRARFWLARAYDKQGLKDKANNELQELIKEDPLGYYGVVAVRELKQNFGPLKTETKDLSGLSLLGVQELTPQTRLTTEWLISVNEKPFAEKVLNSAVEDLKKRNITSEETWLAISSGYARTGLYLPLFSALGNLQPEVKDRLLNDHPDLLFPQPFSDIISEASNKSGTPQEFIYSIIRQESAFNPEARSSVDAFGLMQLLPSVAKNLAKSNSLEYKEALDLFKPEVNIPLGAFELKSLMKKYDNQFILAVSGYNANDSAIRGWLKTRYRPDSVEFIEEVPYEETRAYIKLVMRNYVFYQRLLNQEKPTAFPEELLSLKKYN
- a CDS encoding S8 family peptidase, with product MFSRKLWIAAGCVGLVFFGGLGLYLLSIEEHSPSRTQSSSKKDNNRLFENSFITSKTDKVEDEPSALFNDPAISQAWGLKKSDAARAWSVTKGSRDIVVAVIDTGIDVKHEDMAGNLWRNPGETGKDAQGRDKATNGIDDDGNGFVDDVYGWNFVSNNNKLDDNHGHGTHIAGIIGAQAGNGKGITGIAPEVSLMILKYYDPKVAGTDNLKNTVASIKYAVKMGAHIINYSGGGTEFSQEEHDAIAEAEKKGVLFVAAAGNERSNSDQHHYYPADYKLRNIISVTAIDPSTQVLASSNYGVETVDIAAPGQNILSCLPGNSYGYMTGTSQATAFVSGAAALVMAHKQSFDAEGVKKYILATGDAQTQLASKTRTSRQLNLYKALTILDQGVSASGVIAVNTQNMKYFSADPNEKNSTGEDGVDTAAKEMSHFGRSLIDAMGTKTRTPKLGTKQGSESF
- the lnt gene encoding apolipoprotein N-acyltransferase, whose protein sequence is MMKRWFQFFKHKAYDFRWAILSGILVGTSYIPFPPWALIFCYTPLWLYVTEENRSVKDSFWAGWVTQFVLSLIGFHWIAYTAHEFGQIPWSVSILALLLFCAFMHLYIPVAIAIGAWLRLKFSLSATQSLFTIALLHSLLERAWPVIFDWHLGYTLFWVKIPIYHLADLVGFLGLSTIILLFNAWMGAIWLKQSYVKKSLTQLSLLTLTFAALVGIGYWHGQQWNRFDREIRATVVQANIGNLEKVYAEQGRGYQEAITNKFIELTRDAAQKFPQTDIFIWPETAFPDYLDQHLLGRKHTQLLAEGLSPLGKPLITGAYSKDPQSDEKLDKSTYNALFLVDANTNNLDKPYRKTELLAFGEYLPLSERFPFLLSLLPFVSNFGRGDGPHAMAWQHGGETIHWGGQICYEGLYPAFTRGLSKKGAEILVNVTNDSWFGQTFEPQQHLYMTLARAIEVRRPLVRSTNTGISTAVLANGDVLHKSPLHKEWSGQFVVKYLKDAPTTFYVTWGHYDWILILLALAAVVITGALHARSRRS
- a CDS encoding Smr/MutS family protein, whose amino-acid sequence is MQDLVVLDWVEILEKIRSHATSEAGREAVMLTKPLSSQEECYASFKEIADATEVLNQGVRPYMQSLDLYSTWITRLKKNAVLKTLEIKDVRSFCLEALALKEALNTVENDWAQRISASLMKADEPVSAIDQILTPGGEIRSDASETLYRLFKEKERLAREVQSTLDRLVKDHQMENVLQDKYVTTRDGRWVLPVRSGMQHHLPGVIHGSSQTKQTVFMEPEKVIPANNRLRQIEVEIEDEIERLLTDLSRYLSSKAVDIESTRVLMEECDVRFSQAQFATHVNAQPIHFSTDSMELIEVRHPLLQLSGKSVVSNSVLLEGTKSILLLSGPNAGGKTVLLKSIGLAAQMARCGLPICASETSKIPFFKNVLIGIGDAQSVDEELSTFAAHLKILGKAASVKGRENLILIDEICGSTDPEEGSALARSFIEAFSTNDVFAVITSHLGPLKSGWDETSRVLNGSLEYDPKTGRPTYQFIAGIPGDSLAIQTAKRVGVAQSIVQRALEVLAPATRARLEGLEQIEKLKSDISLLQDHLRKETHKALEMKKKYEGLLEQFNRDKEEWLQRTLKKAERKVEEAIAQAKVTETFKRHTALQEIKYKLPEIVKAKPVTQPGAPENAEDFAKKFPPGTKVFVPTLNQDGIVQSTPNNKGEVLILSGSVRLQLNWQDLRPPGKPQNPTSQLVRQSSSFSVSLADQDRTLDLRGKTVEDALQELEIALDKAAQAREDRMKVIHGHGTEALKKAVRTYLSRSIYVKKWKAGSPESGGDGITWVELGEA